In Chthonomonas sp., a single genomic region encodes these proteins:
- the mnmG gene encoding tRNA uridine-5-carboxymethylaminomethyl(34) synthesis enzyme MnmG, with protein MEFEVVVVGAGHAGIEAALAAARMGRRTLCVTLRKDRIGHLPCNCSVGGPAKGHIAREVDALAGQMGVTTDHTLTHIRRVGTGKGPAVQTLRAHVCKDRYPKFMQQVFASTENLTVLEARAESILTHNGAVVGVEVADPTSGALTRIVTRAVILTTGTFMNGLCHEGRVQTVAARHGDQAVTGIPSFLRDLGVHMRRFKTGTTPRIAKSTIDFAQVLTMESEAEAGPFSFLHDTNFPERDLLPCWQTRTTEATHELLRNNLGESAMFSGQIKGVGPRYCPSVEDKVVRFADKDSHPVFLEQEEWDSESMYVQGFSTSMPAEVQLAALRTIPGLQNCHMMRPGYAVEYDMVDPTQLTPALLSKLCRGLFLAGQVNGTSGYEEAAGQGIVAGINAARLVREEEPVTFHRDQSFIGVMVDDLVTKGVEDPYRMLTARAEHRLLLRNDNADRRLTPLAREVGLCNEERWARFCRKTEAIEEHHEQLAQITYGPNDTESLAAVGLLPVKTRTSLFELLKRPEVGFEQLEALSGVQVRSREGSPRLDHEVREQVKLAAVFEGYIQIQERLALQSRKLDDVLIPTGFDYAALRGLSYECIEKLTRHQPTTAGQAARVPGVRPADIALLVGTLARRN; from the coding sequence ATGGAGTTCGAAGTCGTTGTTGTCGGTGCTGGCCATGCAGGCATCGAAGCCGCTCTCGCCGCCGCCCGTATGGGTCGGAGGACGCTTTGCGTTACCCTGCGCAAGGATCGCATCGGCCATTTGCCGTGCAATTGCAGCGTCGGCGGACCTGCCAAGGGCCACATCGCCCGCGAAGTCGATGCGCTAGCGGGCCAAATGGGAGTGACCACCGATCACACGCTCACGCACATCCGCCGCGTCGGAACCGGGAAAGGCCCCGCCGTCCAGACACTCCGCGCCCACGTCTGCAAGGACCGCTATCCCAAGTTTATGCAGCAAGTCTTCGCGAGCACGGAGAACCTGACCGTCCTCGAGGCCCGGGCAGAATCGATCCTCACTCACAACGGCGCGGTGGTCGGCGTCGAGGTCGCCGATCCAACGAGCGGTGCGCTCACGCGCATCGTCACCCGAGCGGTCATCCTCACGACGGGCACCTTCATGAACGGGCTGTGCCACGAGGGTCGCGTCCAGACCGTCGCGGCGCGCCATGGCGACCAGGCAGTGACCGGTATCCCTTCGTTCCTGCGCGATCTGGGCGTGCACATGCGCCGCTTCAAAACCGGCACCACCCCGCGCATCGCCAAGTCGACCATCGATTTCGCCCAGGTCCTCACCATGGAGAGCGAGGCCGAGGCCGGTCCGTTCAGCTTTCTCCACGACACAAACTTCCCCGAACGCGATTTGCTCCCGTGCTGGCAGACACGGACCACCGAAGCAACTCACGAGTTGTTGCGAAACAACCTAGGCGAGAGTGCGATGTTTAGCGGTCAGATCAAAGGTGTCGGACCGCGCTACTGCCCGAGCGTAGAGGACAAGGTCGTGCGGTTCGCCGACAAGGACTCCCACCCGGTTTTCCTTGAGCAAGAAGAGTGGGACTCGGAATCGATGTACGTCCAAGGGTTCAGCACGAGCATGCCCGCCGAGGTCCAGCTCGCAGCCCTGCGCACCATCCCCGGGCTTCAAAACTGCCACATGATGCGCCCGGGATACGCGGTCGAGTACGACATGGTCGACCCCACACAGCTGACGCCGGCACTCCTGTCCAAGCTATGCCGTGGTCTCTTCCTCGCAGGGCAAGTCAACGGAACGAGCGGTTACGAGGAAGCCGCGGGTCAAGGGATCGTGGCTGGGATCAACGCCGCCCGGCTCGTGCGAGAAGAGGAGCCGGTAACCTTCCACCGCGATCAGAGTTTCATCGGCGTGATGGTAGACGATCTTGTGACGAAGGGGGTCGAGGACCCGTACCGCATGCTCACCGCCCGTGCCGAGCACCGCTTGCTGCTGCGCAACGACAACGCCGACAGAAGGCTTACGCCGCTCGCCCGCGAGGTTGGGCTGTGCAACGAAGAGCGCTGGGCGCGATTCTGCCGCAAGACCGAGGCGATCGAGGAGCACCACGAGCAGCTCGCCCAGATCACCTACGGACCAAACGATACCGAGTCGCTCGCCGCGGTCGGCTTGCTCCCGGTGAAGACCCGCACTTCCCTCTTCGAACTCCTCAAACGACCCGAGGTCGGATTTGAACAACTCGAAGCGCTGAGTGGAGTCCAAGTTCGGTCGCGCGAGGGCTCACCCCGCCTCGATCACGAAGTCCGCGAGCAAGTGAAACTCGCCGCAGTTTTCGAGGGGTACATCCAAATTCAGGAGCGCCTTGCGCTGCAGTCGCGCAAGCTGGACGACGTGCTGATCCCCACCGGATTTGATTACGCGGCGCTGAGGGGGCTTAGCTACGAGTGCATCGAGAAGCTCACCCGGCACCAGCCCACCACCGCGGGCCAAGCCGCGCGCGTCCCGGGGGTCCGACCCGCCGACATCGCGCTGCTCGTCGGCACCCTTGCCCGACGCAACTGA
- a CDS encoding PEP-CTERM sorting domain-containing protein has protein sequence MKKVLLSSMLVSVAASMAFAANPSTVSLSTAGPNWVYTEFYPTMNTPGSTTQTPTGHYNPGASLDIVKDGLNAFMWNVKVQGEGREYQAFNEIAASGSGNMASKTYGIWGVNQQTTIGTLKLDYKLVALSATESYVQIMWTLKNTATTSRSFDLYSFNDLDGPENAQSDAGSYGNNIFTFKGNTGSMYASSYGYGVTSYEMGAALGSGSVKDRLTDNSVTGMLSNSVAQNSGDLQGTFHYAMNVGANQSISGTIVRGYNVVPEPATFVALGAALLGVAARRRKK, from the coding sequence GTGAAAAAAGTTCTTTTGAGCTCTATGCTCGTTTCTGTTGCTGCGTCGATGGCATTCGCTGCCAATCCCAGCACCGTTAGCCTTTCGACCGCCGGTCCGAACTGGGTCTACACCGAGTTCTATCCGACGATGAACACCCCGGGTTCGACGACCCAGACCCCGACCGGTCACTACAACCCCGGCGCAAGCCTTGACATCGTCAAGGACGGTCTCAACGCGTTCATGTGGAACGTGAAGGTCCAGGGCGAAGGCCGCGAGTACCAGGCTTTCAACGAGATCGCTGCAAGCGGCTCGGGCAACATGGCCAGCAAGACCTACGGTATCTGGGGCGTTAACCAGCAGACCACGATCGGCACCCTGAAGCTGGACTACAAGCTCGTCGCTCTGAGTGCGACTGAGTCGTACGTTCAGATCATGTGGACGCTGAAGAACACCGCTACGACTTCGCGATCGTTCGACCTGTACTCGTTCAACGACCTCGATGGTCCTGAGAACGCACAGTCGGATGCGGGTTCTTACGGCAACAACATCTTCACGTTCAAGGGCAACACTGGCAGCATGTACGCTAGCTCGTACGGCTACGGCGTGACCAGCTACGAAATGGGCGCAGCGCTCGGTTCGGGCTCGGTCAAGGATCGCTTGACCGACAACTCGGTCACCGGCATGCTGAGCAACTCGGTTGCACAGAACTCGGGCGACCTCCAGGGCACGTTCCACTACGCCATGAACGTTGGTGCAAACCAGTCGATCTCGGGCACGATCGTCCGCGGCTACAACGTGGTGCCGGAGCCGGCCACCTTCGTTGCCCTCGGCGCTGCTTTGCTCGGTGTGGCTGCCCGCCGCCGCAAGAAGTAA
- a CDS encoding PDZ domain-containing protein: MNNNERWMTRPLALAAAGVVLGAVAAGAYFSSKNPVTRTSAPFAVASKPISFVNNSAAYKSLEDLDGAFADLADFVSPALVHIKSGSPADNSPQRSFGRAVEQGSGVIYRADGYIVTNDHVVSDANGVVTVILNDGRELEGKVIRGNDPSIDIAVVKVSATDLVAAKFADSKTVRPGQFSLAFGAPFGIENTVTVGHISGLGRTNFIGDPSIQTVRSYTGLIQTDAPINPGNSGGPLVNIHGEVIGINTAIANGSGGMGQSGNVGIGFAIPSNSAQQIADILIEKGKLSRAYMGVALRDLKPFEKKQWNVSGGAYIEQAPADGPAAKAGLKDADVVTAVNGEQVLTEVDLRMKMYAIDPGARVTLNYLRDGSEKSAQITVSKVPEAVAMNQPRQNTPQTTPRQNDPNSDFFDQFRQDFGDRLSPKVAPPADAPPAARDGKPRLGVSVGDVTADVRTQYSIPETVKGAVVQSVEPGSVAAQLRLQPGDVITRIDGKAIGSADELVAAIRAKKSGDAVSVRSERYAKGASAMTETTVRL, translated from the coding sequence ATGAATAACAACGAACGATGGATGACACGACCTCTCGCGCTGGCAGCTGCTGGCGTTGTCCTTGGCGCGGTCGCGGCCGGCGCGTACTTTTCGAGTAAGAACCCTGTGACTCGGACTTCTGCTCCGTTCGCTGTGGCTTCGAAGCCGATCAGCTTCGTCAACAACAGTGCCGCCTATAAGAGCCTGGAAGATCTTGACGGCGCGTTTGCCGATCTCGCCGACTTCGTATCTCCTGCGCTCGTGCACATCAAGTCGGGATCGCCTGCAGACAACTCTCCTCAGCGCTCGTTTGGTCGCGCGGTCGAGCAAGGTTCGGGCGTGATTTACCGAGCGGACGGCTACATCGTGACGAACGACCACGTGGTCTCGGATGCCAACGGGGTGGTGACGGTCATTCTCAACGATGGACGCGAGCTTGAGGGCAAAGTGATCCGCGGCAACGATCCGTCGATTGACATTGCCGTCGTCAAGGTCAGCGCGACCGATTTGGTCGCCGCCAAGTTTGCTGACAGCAAGACCGTGCGCCCGGGCCAATTCTCGCTCGCCTTTGGTGCACCATTCGGAATCGAGAATACGGTGACGGTCGGGCACATCAGCGGCCTGGGACGAACCAATTTCATCGGTGATCCGAGCATTCAGACCGTCCGGAGCTATACCGGTCTGATTCAGACAGACGCGCCGATCAACCCGGGCAACTCGGGTGGTCCGCTCGTGAACATTCACGGCGAAGTCATCGGCATCAACACGGCGATTGCGAATGGATCGGGGGGCATGGGGCAGTCGGGCAACGTCGGCATTGGCTTTGCGATCCCGAGCAACAGCGCCCAGCAGATCGCGGACATCCTCATCGAGAAGGGCAAGCTCTCTCGAGCCTACATGGGAGTCGCTCTCCGCGATTTGAAGCCGTTTGAGAAGAAGCAGTGGAACGTTTCAGGTGGTGCCTACATTGAGCAGGCACCGGCGGACGGGCCGGCGGCGAAGGCAGGCTTGAAAGACGCCGACGTGGTGACGGCGGTGAACGGTGAGCAAGTCCTCACCGAAGTGGACCTGCGCATGAAGATGTATGCCATCGATCCTGGTGCCAGGGTGACACTGAACTACCTGCGAGACGGTAGCGAGAAGAGCGCGCAGATCACCGTTTCCAAGGTGCCTGAGGCCGTCGCGATGAATCAGCCGCGACAAAACACGCCGCAGACCACCCCTCGCCAGAACGATCCGAACAGCGATTTCTTCGACCAGTTCCGCCAGGATTTTGGAGATCGGCTGTCGCCCAAGGTCGCTCCTCCTGCAGATGCTCCGCCGGCAGCCCGTGATGGGAAGCCGAGGCTGGGAGTCAGCGTTGGTGATGTGACGGCGGACGTCCGCACGCAGTACAGCATCCCCGAGACGGTCAAGGGTGCCGTCGTCCAGTCGGTGGAGCCCGGTTCCGTGGCCGCTCAGCTCCGATTGCAGCCGGGAGATGTCATCACACGCATCGACGGCAAAGCCATAGGATCGGCTGACGAACTCGTTGCGGCTATCCGTGCCAAGAAGTCTGGTGATGCCGTCTCGGTCCGATCAGAGCGCTACGCCAAGGGTGCTTCGGCGATGACGGAGACGACGGTTCGACTGTAA
- a CDS encoding zf-HC2 domain-containing protein, with product MNCAKFQALMSAYVDGELGGKEMLAVRAHIERCPACAAELSATREVKQALSSMGSVEVPEGFEDRLVNVVMSKQRGPLQSVPTRWKVAMAGTLATAAAAVIVVQAMTHSNADVSLPTPKIAQEGSSAAVPTDVTGPQPPLFLVANGQ from the coding sequence ATGAACTGCGCAAAGTTTCAGGCGTTGATGTCGGCCTATGTCGATGGTGAGTTGGGTGGTAAGGAAATGCTCGCCGTCCGAGCGCACATTGAGCGTTGTCCGGCATGTGCGGCGGAGTTGTCGGCCACTCGCGAGGTGAAGCAGGCGCTCAGTTCGATGGGATCTGTGGAAGTGCCTGAGGGCTTTGAAGATCGGCTCGTGAACGTCGTGATGTCCAAGCAACGAGGACCTCTGCAATCCGTGCCGACCCGTTGGAAAGTCGCGATGGCAGGTACGCTCGCAACTGCAGCCGCGGCAGTCATTGTCGTTCAAGCTATGACGCATTCGAACGCAGATGTCTCTCTTCCCACCCCGAAGATTGCACAAGAAGGATCCAGTGCCGCCGTGCCCACGGACGTCACGGGCCCGCAGCCGCCACTGTTCCTTGTGGCGAATGGCCAATAG
- a CDS encoding sigma-70 family RNA polymerase sigma factor, with the protein MLTSLFKSKASTEVRSAGHFESKMREASRQAYALAFRLTSNSHDAEDLVQETFIRAFRFFHRYDESMPFASWVYRIMTNVHIDNVRKKSRLKTTSLDHAGQDQTAQWEVPDDTLTPDREMMDSSMEEPVQLALRSMTPEFRTAVIMADVDGMAYEEIAEIMEISIGTVRSRIHRGRKQLRKHLEHSCPDLVSQVKE; encoded by the coding sequence GTGCTCACGAGTTTGTTTAAGTCAAAAGCTAGTACCGAGGTCCGGAGTGCAGGGCACTTCGAGTCCAAGATGCGCGAGGCAAGTCGCCAAGCGTACGCGCTAGCTTTTCGTTTGACTTCAAATTCGCACGACGCAGAAGATCTAGTTCAAGAAACGTTCATTCGGGCGTTCCGATTCTTCCACCGCTACGACGAGTCGATGCCATTCGCCAGCTGGGTGTATCGCATCATGACGAACGTGCACATCGACAACGTGCGCAAGAAGTCTCGGTTGAAGACCACGAGTCTTGACCATGCCGGTCAGGATCAGACAGCTCAGTGGGAAGTCCCGGACGATACGTTGACCCCCGACCGAGAGATGATGGACTCGTCGATGGAGGAGCCGGTACAGTTGGCGCTCCGATCGATGACTCCGGAATTTCGCACCGCCGTTATCATGGCGGACGTCGATGGGATGGCCTACGAAGAGATCGCTGAGATTATGGAGATCTCTATCGGCACGGTGCGCAGCCGCATCCACCGAGGGCGCAAGCAGCTTCGGAAACATCTTGAACATTCCTGCCCCGATCTCGTCTCCCAGGTGAAGGAATGA
- a CDS encoding cyclic-di-AMP receptor: MKLCVCVVHNRDKAKVTDELIRAGFKFTIIGSTGGFLREGNTTFLIGFEAADEATLLDVINSNCSTREQVVNAAPFDASPAGAFLSTPVKVPVGGAVVFILPVERFERF, encoded by the coding sequence ATGAAGCTGTGTGTGTGCGTGGTGCACAACCGGGACAAGGCCAAAGTGACGGACGAGCTGATCCGAGCAGGGTTCAAATTCACCATTATTGGCTCGACGGGCGGATTCTTGCGGGAAGGGAACACTACGTTCCTGATCGGCTTCGAGGCGGCCGACGAGGCGACTCTCTTGGATGTGATCAACAGCAACTGCTCGACCCGGGAGCAAGTGGTGAACGCGGCTCCATTCGACGCGAGCCCAGCAGGGGCCTTTCTGAGCACTCCTGTCAAGGTTCCAGTGGGCGGCGCGGTCGTGTTCATACTGCCGGTGGAGCGATTTGAACGATTCTGA
- a CDS encoding DUF1343 domain-containing protein encodes MQVQTGLDRLLEHGMEPLAGHRVGVVCNQATIASDYRHILDHLLPHHQNGTFEIARVFGPQHGIWGHTQDNMIEWEGYIDPVTGLNFVSLYGEHREPTEAMLEGIDLMIIDVPDIGSRYYTFIWTTALCLKACRAHDIPVVILDRPNPIGGTQVEGTMLARELDSFVGLYPIPTRHGMTLGEAARYLARTEFAGVELDVVTCLGWSRGQYYDRTGLPWVMPSPNMPTVDTAVVYPGMCLIEGTQLSEGRGTTRPFEIFGASYLRGRELADALNGLGLPGVHYRPVTFQPTFHKFANEVCEGVFIHVTDRSAFEPVLSGIACIQEVIRQAGGSFQWRPAPYEYVWDREPIDILAGQLWVKQAIEDLTPISDIRERMRAETGTFHSDWAETLLYPA; translated from the coding sequence ATGCAAGTGCAGACCGGCCTGGACAGGCTCTTGGAACATGGGATGGAGCCCTTGGCAGGGCACCGAGTGGGGGTCGTGTGCAACCAGGCGACGATCGCCTCGGACTATCGACACATTCTCGACCATTTGCTTCCTCATCACCAGAACGGAACCTTCGAGATTGCTCGCGTGTTCGGCCCGCAGCACGGCATCTGGGGCCACACCCAGGACAACATGATCGAGTGGGAGGGGTACATCGACCCGGTCACCGGACTGAATTTCGTGTCTCTCTACGGTGAACACCGCGAGCCTACGGAGGCGATGCTCGAAGGAATCGACCTAATGATCATCGATGTGCCGGACATCGGTTCACGTTACTACACGTTCATTTGGACCACCGCGCTGTGTCTGAAGGCGTGTCGGGCGCACGACATACCGGTGGTGATCCTCGATCGCCCCAATCCCATCGGTGGCACCCAAGTGGAGGGGACGATGCTGGCGCGCGAACTGGATTCGTTTGTGGGCCTGTACCCGATCCCCACGCGTCACGGCATGACGCTGGGTGAAGCGGCGCGCTATCTCGCGAGGACGGAATTTGCCGGAGTCGAACTGGACGTAGTCACATGTCTCGGCTGGAGTCGCGGTCAGTACTACGACCGGACTGGGTTGCCGTGGGTCATGCCATCTCCGAACATGCCGACTGTCGATACCGCAGTGGTGTACCCTGGCATGTGCCTGATCGAAGGTACCCAGCTGAGCGAGGGACGAGGCACGACGCGGCCGTTCGAGATCTTCGGCGCGAGCTATCTGCGTGGGCGGGAACTCGCCGACGCATTGAATGGGCTGGGGCTTCCCGGGGTCCACTACCGACCGGTAACTTTCCAGCCGACTTTCCACAAGTTTGCCAACGAGGTCTGCGAAGGGGTCTTTATTCACGTGACCGATCGAAGCGCGTTTGAGCCGGTGCTTAGCGGCATTGCCTGCATCCAAGAAGTCATCCGGCAGGCAGGCGGAAGCTTCCAGTGGCGTCCGGCCCCGTACGAGTACGTGTGGGATCGCGAGCCGATTGACATCCTCGCGGGGCAACTGTGGGTGAAGCAGGCGATTGAGGACCTCACACCGATCTCGGACATTCGCGAGCGGATGCGTGCGGAGACCGGCACCTTTCATTCCGACTGGGCGGAAACGCTCCTCTATCCAGCGTAG
- a CDS encoding PEP-CTERM sorting domain-containing protein yields the protein MNLLQTKALVVFAAAGMVVGANATFRTVTVNNPPQNNAGGKINSVTATTTGTEFSWYANFSNNPSGKMTNGYWVVVSPGANPKGHAGELAIFYMDASGATPTLTAYAYNGQNGNSSWAVPGDKILSSKRASDLPDILDLTNQTESNGSKTIGFKIKSAKVNNFVPANPGSTPWTGANFGNEIGIWFHPVVELSSGYNSSGFLTKWNYKAEGWYDAEHVKTVPEPATLGALALGAAVVLRRRKK from the coding sequence ATGAACTTGTTGCAAACCAAAGCACTCGTGGTCTTCGCTGCTGCCGGCATGGTGGTCGGTGCGAATGCTACGTTCCGAACAGTCACCGTAAACAACCCGCCGCAGAACAACGCTGGCGGAAAGATCAACTCGGTCACCGCCACGACGACGGGCACCGAATTCTCGTGGTACGCCAACTTTAGCAATAACCCGAGCGGCAAGATGACCAACGGCTATTGGGTCGTGGTTAGCCCGGGCGCAAACCCGAAGGGTCACGCTGGCGAACTCGCAATTTTCTACATGGACGCTTCGGGCGCCACTCCGACCCTGACGGCCTATGCCTACAACGGTCAGAACGGCAACAGCTCGTGGGCAGTGCCCGGCGACAAGATCCTGTCGTCCAAGCGCGCTTCGGACCTTCCGGACATCCTCGACCTGACGAATCAGACCGAGTCCAACGGTTCGAAGACCATCGGTTTCAAGATCAAGAGCGCGAAGGTGAACAACTTCGTTCCGGCCAACCCGGGCAGCACGCCCTGGACCGGCGCAAACTTCGGCAACGAAATCGGCATCTGGTTCCACCCGGTCGTCGAGCTCTCTTCGGGCTACAACAGCTCTGGCTTCTTGACGAAGTGGAACTACAAGGCGGAAGGTTGGTACGATGCTGAGCACGTAAAGACCGTTCCCGAGCCTGCAACCCTGGGCGCTCTCGCTCTTGGTGCCGCAGTCGTTCTCCGACGCCGCAAGAAGTAA
- a CDS encoding methionyl-tRNA formyltransferase — MKLIYFGTAHFALPTLRAMAEHVALVVTQPDRPSGRGMRLQPTPVMQLAQELELPAISPERCRAPEVVEQLRSLEADALLVAAYGQILSVDVLESAMRGGINLHGSILPMYRGAAPIQRAVFNQESETGVSLMQMDRGMDTGDVIDICRTPIGSDETYGELQDRLAVMAADMATAWMPRIVAGDYPRKPQNSDMATLAPKIEKSEGVLSVAHPVRKEYAKFRAFSPAPGATLMTVHGPLKLIRVRATDESVPIGTVVREGGEWRLGFATGSLVLLDVQPAGKRPMPFGDVANGWRLNSGDLLANAIP; from the coding sequence ATGAAGCTTATTTACTTCGGGACCGCGCATTTCGCGTTGCCGACCCTTCGTGCCATGGCGGAGCACGTTGCGCTGGTGGTCACTCAGCCCGACCGTCCGAGCGGTCGCGGCATGCGCCTGCAACCCACGCCGGTCATGCAACTCGCTCAGGAGCTAGAGCTACCTGCGATAAGCCCCGAGCGTTGCCGTGCGCCGGAGGTTGTGGAGCAGTTGCGGAGTCTGGAGGCGGACGCTTTGCTTGTTGCCGCCTATGGGCAGATTCTGTCTGTCGATGTTTTGGAGAGCGCTATGCGCGGTGGGATCAACTTGCACGGGTCGATCTTGCCCATGTACCGCGGCGCCGCACCCATCCAGCGCGCTGTGTTCAATCAGGAGTCCGAAACCGGGGTCTCGCTCATGCAGATGGATCGGGGCATGGACACCGGCGACGTCATCGACATCTGCCGAACCCCCATCGGTTCGGACGAAACCTATGGCGAACTGCAGGATCGGCTGGCGGTGATGGCGGCGGACATGGCGACAGCATGGATGCCGCGCATCGTAGCGGGTGATTACCCACGGAAGCCGCAGAACTCGGATATGGCGACACTGGCCCCTAAGATCGAGAAGTCCGAGGGCGTCCTGAGCGTGGCCCATCCGGTGCGGAAGGAGTATGCGAAGTTCCGAGCGTTCTCACCCGCACCGGGGGCGACGCTCATGACCGTGCACGGACCGTTGAAACTCATCCGCGTGCGAGCAACCGATGAATCTGTGCCGATTGGCACAGTGGTCCGGGAGGGCGGCGAGTGGAGACTTGGGTTCGCGACAGGCAGCCTGGTCTTGCTCGATGTTCAGCCCGCCGGGAAGCGGCCAATGCCCTTCGGTGACGTGGCAAACGGGTGGCGATTGAATTCAGGGGACCTGCTTGCGAATGCGATTCCATGA
- the def gene encoding peptide deformylase — MEIVVPDEFKYLYVTSAERPVVKIPHPVLRQKAEDVQEVTNKISKTIDEMLRVMKMSNGIGLAAPQIGVGKRIIVIAPEGVKPTVLVNPVITSSEGEIVGQEGCLSIPGLYGDVQRRLKLVVEAYDRKGRPVEYEMEGLPARVVQHEVDHLDGVLFIDKVDVATLHWSHPGGDDDLDIE, encoded by the coding sequence ATGGAGATCGTCGTCCCGGACGAGTTCAAATACCTCTACGTGACCTCGGCGGAGCGGCCGGTGGTCAAGATTCCGCACCCGGTTCTGCGCCAGAAGGCGGAGGATGTGCAGGAAGTCACGAACAAGATCAGCAAGACCATTGATGAGATGCTGCGGGTCATGAAAATGTCAAACGGGATCGGGCTCGCTGCGCCGCAGATCGGCGTTGGCAAGCGGATTATCGTCATTGCTCCAGAAGGCGTCAAGCCGACCGTGCTCGTCAATCCGGTCATCACTTCATCGGAGGGCGAGATCGTGGGTCAGGAGGGGTGCCTCAGCATTCCAGGCTTGTACGGCGATGTACAACGACGCCTGAAGCTGGTCGTCGAGGCGTACGATCGGAAGGGCCGACCGGTCGAGTACGAGATGGAAGGGCTACCCGCCCGTGTCGTCCAGCACGAGGTCGATCACTTGGATGGGGTGCTGTTCATCGACAAGGTGGACGTCGCCACGCTTCACTGGTCGCATCCGGGTGGCGACGACGACCTCGACATCGAATGA
- the prmC gene encoding peptide chain release factor N(5)-glutamine methyltransferase, whose product MTRREWLAQAADRLARQGFEAARLEAELLLCFAEGRSGDRAWLIAHDLEPPTPAADPLLERRARHEPLAYILGTREFFGRSFRVGPGVLIPRHETEILVELALDLIDLHGVGRVLDLGTGSGCIAITLAAERPVSVTGVDISRAALEIARLNDTLGTVHWIEHDGIPARSFDLVVSNPPYISVHEKLSREVSEYEPAEALFAGDDALGFYKRIAEAATGCKRVAVEIGRGQHDAVAAIFAQQGWRLEQSRRDLSKVIRALAFYLP is encoded by the coding sequence GTGACGCGTCGGGAGTGGCTTGCCCAAGCTGCGGATCGTCTGGCACGGCAGGGGTTCGAAGCCGCTCGATTGGAGGCGGAATTGCTGCTGTGCTTCGCCGAAGGTCGCAGCGGGGACCGGGCATGGCTGATCGCGCACGATCTTGAGCCGCCAACTCCCGCCGCAGACCCACTCCTGGAGCGACGCGCGCGGCACGAGCCGCTGGCGTACATCCTGGGCACGCGCGAGTTCTTCGGCCGGAGCTTCCGGGTGGGTCCTGGGGTGCTGATCCCTCGGCACGAGACCGAGATTCTTGTCGAGCTCGCGTTAGACCTGATCGATTTGCACGGGGTTGGGCGCGTTCTCGATCTCGGTACAGGCTCGGGTTGCATAGCGATAACTCTGGCGGCGGAGCGTCCCGTCTCGGTGACTGGGGTGGACATTTCGCGTGCGGCGCTGGAAATTGCGCGCTTGAATGACACTCTCGGGACGGTCCACTGGATCGAGCACGATGGAATTCCCGCGCGATCGTTCGATCTGGTCGTCTCCAATCCCCCTTACATCAGCGTCCATGAAAAGTTGTCCCGCGAAGTCAGCGAGTACGAACCGGCCGAGGCGCTGTTCGCGGGTGACGACGCGCTTGGATTCTACAAGCGGATCGCGGAGGCGGCGACGGGCTGCAAACGGGTGGCCGTGGAGATCGGTCGCGGCCAGCACGATGCAGTCGCCGCAATCTTTGCTCAGCAGGGCTGGCGGTTGGAACAGTCGCGGCGCGATCTATCCAAGGTGATTCGGGCGCTGGCGTTCTACCTGCCATAA